A genome region from Petrotoga sibirica DSM 13575 includes the following:
- the lpdA gene encoding dihydrolipoyl dehydrogenase, whose product MYDVVVIGSGPGGYVAAIRLSQLGKKVAVVEKENLGGTCTNKGCIPTKAMLTSSHLYEEILKKSNKLGIKVGEVTYEINEIMKHMKKVVLQSKKGIEYLFKKNHIDLIQGTAEIIDKNHIKVGEKTVETENIILAHGSEPIIFPPFDKIEGIWTSDDVFTMKQMPESILIVGGGVIGVEFATFFASLGKKVFVVELLEHILPNEDKDVAEEAKKSLVRKGVEVLEKHKVVDIQKNEDSYVSKIDFNGETREIISSKILLAVGRRPVITQDIKNLGVEIEKGVKTDSKMRTNVENVYAIGDIRAHIMLAHVAMNEGIVAAHNIAGEAKEMDYSAVPNIIFSNPEIATVGQKEKEIDPEKVIISKFPVSANGRARTMEERDGFAKIIADKETKKVLGVTIVSPNATDMIMEGVLAVKYGMSVEQLTDSIHPHPTLTESILGAEESVEGLAIHI is encoded by the coding sequence ATGTACGATGTTGTTGTTATCGGCTCAGGTCCAGGCGGTTATGTGGCGGCAATAAGGTTATCTCAATTAGGGAAAAAGGTTGCCGTTGTTGAGAAAGAAAATCTTGGTGGAACTTGTACTAACAAAGGTTGTATCCCCACAAAAGCAATGTTGACCTCTTCACATCTTTACGAAGAGATTTTAAAAAAATCAAACAAATTAGGCATAAAAGTAGGTGAAGTTACTTATGAAATAAACGAAATAATGAAACATATGAAAAAAGTTGTTCTACAATCCAAAAAAGGTATAGAATATCTATTTAAGAAAAATCATATCGATTTAATACAAGGTACCGCTGAAATAATCGATAAAAATCATATAAAAGTTGGCGAAAAAACTGTAGAAACAGAAAACATTATTTTAGCACATGGCTCAGAACCAATAATTTTTCCACCTTTCGATAAAATTGAAGGAATTTGGACAAGTGATGATGTATTTACGATGAAACAGATGCCAGAATCGATTTTGATAGTTGGTGGAGGGGTAATCGGTGTAGAATTTGCTACATTTTTTGCAAGTTTAGGTAAAAAAGTCTTTGTCGTTGAACTGCTTGAACATATTCTTCCCAATGAGGATAAAGATGTTGCAGAAGAAGCAAAAAAATCTTTGGTTAGAAAAGGTGTGGAAGTCTTAGAAAAACATAAGGTTGTAGATATCCAAAAAAATGAAGATTCATACGTATCGAAAATCGATTTCAACGGTGAAACCAGAGAAATAATAAGCTCAAAGATTTTACTTGCTGTGGGAAGAAGACCTGTTATAACGCAAGATATTAAAAATTTAGGTGTAGAGATAGAAAAAGGTGTTAAGACAGATTCCAAAATGAGAACAAACGTAGAAAATGTATATGCAATAGGAGATATTAGAGCCCACATAATGTTAGCTCATGTAGCTATGAATGAAGGGATAGTAGCCGCCCACAATATCGCAGGCGAAGCCAAGGAAATGGATTACAGTGCTGTGCCAAACATTATTTTCTCTAACCCAGAAATAGCAACTGTTGGGCAAAAAGAAAAAGAAATTGATCCTGAAAAAGTTATCATTTCAAAATTCCCTGTATCTGCTAACGGTAGAGCGAGGACTATGGAAGAGAGAGATGGTTTTGCAAAGATAATAGCTGACAAAGAGACTAAAAAAGTATTAGGTGTAACTATTGTATCCCCGAACGCGACAGATATGATTATGGAAGGAGTTTTGGCTGTAAAGTATGGAATGAGTGTAGAGCAACTAACAGATAGTATACATCCTCACCCAACTTTAACGGAAAGTATCCTAGGTGCAGAGGAAAGCGTGGAAGGATTAGCTATACATATTTAA
- a CDS encoding carboxymuconolactone decarboxylase family protein, which translates to MKDSFQKAMGWMKEFSKTNPEQMKSFQNMMEAIEKEEGAALDKKTKELIAVALSIARDCEWCIACHVKFALEAGATEEEILEAAWVAVLMGGGPALMHAGLVLEALKDLK; encoded by the coding sequence ATGAAAGATAGTTTTCAAAAAGCAATGGGCTGGATGAAGGAGTTTTCTAAGACAAATCCAGAGCAAATGAAGAGTTTCCAAAACATGATGGAGGCAATCGAAAAAGAAGAAGGAGCCGCGCTTGATAAAAAGACTAAAGAGTTAATAGCTGTTGCACTTTCTATAGCCAGAGACTGTGAATGGTGTATCGCGTGTCATGTGAAATTTGCGTTAGAAGCAGGTGCCACAGAAGAGGAAATTCTGGAAGCGGCGTGGGTTGCAGTTTTGATGGGTGGAGGTCCAGCTTTAATGCATGCAGGTTTGGTTTTGGAAGCGTTAAAAGATCTAAAATAA
- a CDS encoding PhoH family protein: MNVDIHYKNRKIFIEGKDDDSVNKTSKIFTELLEILDEGHLLDWDEFQYVVSRYKTKGNGSKTEEKKKSMKDVINTRIVGTQIFAKTEGQANYIDYLKNNDIVFSIGPAGTGKTYLAVAMAVDYLRSGKVQRIILTRPAVEAGEKLGFLPGNFYEKVDPYLRPLYDALLDFMDTDKLISYREKGIIEILPLAYMRGRTLNNSYIILDEAQNTTYQQMKMFLTRIGFNTKAVITGDVTQIDLEKKKDSGLLSVRKVLNGNISGIKFIELSNNDVVRNPLVKEIIKAYEDYENSV; encoded by the coding sequence ATGAACGTAGATATACACTATAAAAACAGAAAAATTTTCATCGAAGGGAAGGACGACGACTCGGTCAATAAGACATCAAAGATATTCACAGAACTTTTAGAAATTTTAGACGAAGGTCATTTACTTGATTGGGATGAATTTCAATACGTGGTTTCTAGGTATAAAACCAAAGGGAATGGTTCGAAGACTGAAGAAAAGAAAAAATCGATGAAAGATGTGATCAATACCCGCATTGTGGGTACTCAAATATTCGCAAAAACTGAGGGCCAAGCGAATTACATCGACTACTTAAAAAATAATGACATAGTTTTTAGTATAGGACCAGCCGGAACAGGCAAAACATATCTCGCAGTTGCTATGGCGGTGGATTATTTAAGATCAGGTAAAGTTCAAAGGATAATATTAACAAGACCCGCTGTTGAAGCAGGAGAAAAATTAGGTTTTTTACCTGGTAACTTTTATGAAAAGGTTGACCCGTATTTAAGGCCCTTGTACGATGCTTTACTTGATTTTATGGATACTGACAAACTGATTTCATACAGAGAAAAAGGTATTATAGAAATACTTCCATTAGCTTACATGAGAGGTAGAACGTTAAACAATTCTTATATTATTTTAGACGAAGCTCAGAATACAACTTATCAGCAAATGAAGATGTTTTTAACAAGGATAGGTTTCAACACTAAGGCAGTCATCACTGGAGATGTCACTCAAATAGACTTAGAAAAAAAGAAAGATTCGGGGTTACTATCTGTTAGAAAGGTTTTGAATGGTAACATTTCAGGAATAAAATTCATTGAGCTTTCAAATAACGATGTGGTAAGGAATCCTTTAGTAAAAGAAATTATAAAAGCCTATGAAGATTATGAAAACTCTGTATAA
- the pduL gene encoding phosphate propanoyltransferase, whose amino-acid sequence MQLKEPGIVVGVSNRHVHLSQEDLEKLFGEGYELTPLRQLGQPGQYASEECVDLIGPKGSLQKVRILGPVRKESQVEISRTDSFKLGVNPPVRDSGDIEGTPGITIKGPVGEIQLNKGVIIAKRHIHMHPENAEHYGVKDKDLVSVYCDKEGRRLVFQDVLIRVSEKFALEFHVDIDEANAALLNNGDYIKIIEKF is encoded by the coding sequence TTGCAATTGAAAGAACCAGGAATCGTTGTTGGGGTATCCAATAGACACGTACACTTATCACAAGAGGATTTGGAAAAGTTGTTTGGTGAAGGTTATGAATTAACTCCTTTGAGACAGTTGGGACAGCCGGGGCAATACGCATCTGAAGAATGTGTAGATTTGATAGGGCCAAAGGGATCTTTGCAAAAAGTGAGAATATTAGGCCCTGTGAGAAAAGAGTCACAAGTCGAAATTTCTAGAACCGACTCTTTTAAATTGGGAGTAAACCCTCCTGTTAGAGACTCAGGAGATATAGAGGGAACACCAGGGATTACAATAAAAGGACCTGTTGGTGAAATACAGTTAAACAAGGGTGTAATCATTGCCAAAAGGCACATACATATGCACCCAGAGAACGCCGAACATTATGGCGTTAAGGATAAAGACTTAGTTTCAGTATATTGTGACAAAGAAGGAAGAAGACTTGTTTTTCAAGATGTTTTGATTAGAGTTAGTGAAAAATTTGCATTAGAGTTTCATGTTGATATCGACGAAGCTAATGCAGCTTTACTCAACAACGGAGATTATATCAAAATTATAGAAAAATTCTAA
- a CDS encoding MFS transporter: MTFDSLIEKVVSQSQRNYLLLITSLGWAMVAAYVMIISFTLPLLIQEWNLSNIFASTIASSTFIGMFIGTLSAGIISDYFGRKKSAMFLLFLGSFFSVLSGFIGSPTLFIIFRILSGIGFGGSMPVLNAYLTEFLNVSIRGKYLVYLESSWAIGSIFIAIIHMFIARNFTWRLDYIFLGAGFIPFLLLFTVPESPKYLLIREKKEKFEKLFNYNIQEKITLPKKEKVTINALFKKGYLVRSLNILLLWFTMSFGYYGIFVWVKGILAQKGVNIVLTDWYTFYMFLAQLPGYLLAAYLIEKIGRRKSVLLFALGTAISFIIFASVSSNLLVLIFSLVVSIFCMGEWGLTYAYTPELYPTTMRGTANGVSGALTRFSGFIAPFYTSYFLERGNINIGLIGIAILFMLTGILNFIFLPETMKKEVD; this comes from the coding sequence ATGACTTTTGATTCCTTGATAGAAAAAGTAGTTTCTCAATCTCAAAGAAATTATTTATTACTTATTACTTCTTTGGGATGGGCTATGGTGGCTGCATATGTAATGATAATTTCGTTCACTCTTCCGCTACTTATACAAGAATGGAACTTGTCTAATATTTTCGCTTCAACGATTGCTAGTTCAACTTTTATAGGCATGTTTATAGGTACATTGAGTGCTGGAATTATCTCAGATTACTTTGGCAGAAAGAAGTCTGCAATGTTTTTGTTGTTTCTCGGAAGTTTTTTCAGTGTTCTTAGTGGTTTTATAGGTTCTCCAACTCTTTTCATTATTTTTAGGATTTTATCTGGTATTGGTTTTGGAGGTTCGATGCCTGTTTTAAACGCATATTTAACAGAATTTTTGAATGTTTCAATTAGAGGCAAATACTTAGTTTATTTAGAAAGCAGCTGGGCAATTGGAAGCATATTCATCGCTATTATCCATATGTTTATTGCAAGAAATTTTACTTGGAGGTTGGATTATATATTTTTAGGGGCTGGGTTTATTCCTTTTTTGCTTTTATTTACCGTCCCTGAATCTCCAAAGTACTTGCTAATAAGAGAGAAAAAAGAGAAGTTTGAAAAACTTTTTAATTACAACATTCAAGAAAAAATTACTTTACCTAAGAAGGAAAAAGTAACCATTAATGCACTTTTTAAAAAAGGTTATTTAGTTAGAAGTCTCAATATACTTCTGTTATGGTTTACTATGAGTTTTGGATATTACGGTATTTTTGTTTGGGTGAAAGGGATTTTAGCTCAGAAAGGTGTGAATATCGTTTTGACAGATTGGTACACTTTTTACATGTTTTTAGCGCAGTTACCAGGTTATTTATTAGCAGCGTATCTTATTGAGAAGATCGGAAGAAGAAAAAGCGTTTTATTATTTGCTTTAGGAACAGCTATTTCTTTCATTATATTCGCCAGTGTTTCTTCAAATCTATTAGTATTGATTTTTAGTCTAGTGGTTTCCATTTTTTGTATGGGTGAGTGGGGGTTGACATATGCTTACACTCCTGAACTTTATCCAACAACTATGAGAGGAACAGCTAACGGTGTTTCAGGTGCCTTAACTAGGTTCTCTGGCTTCATCGCACCTTTTTATACTTCATATTTTCTTGAAAGAGGCAACATAAATATAGGATTGATAGGGATTGCAATCCTTTTCATGCTGACAGGAATATTAAACTTTATCTTTCTACCCGAAACTATGAAAAAAGAGGTAGATTGA
- a CDS encoding potassium channel beta subunit family protein, whose translation MQYNNLGKAGIKVSEISFGSWLTFGNQLDTEGVKSCLRTAYENGVNFFDNAEAYANGLSESLMGMAIKEYKREDLVISTKIFWAGKGPNDRGLSRKHLLEGTWNSLKRLQVDYVDLIFCHRPDPTTPIEETVFAMDYIIRNGLALYWGTSEWSAEQLEEAYLVADKRNLIPPTMEQPQYNMLVRTKVEKEFKPLYEKHGLGLTTWSPLASGVLTGKYNDGIPQDSRLAKFENLREEFEKGGLLSQENIEKVRKLTKIANDLGATMAQLAIAWILKNPDVSTVITGASKPEQVEENVKASQIKEKLTDSVMEEIEKILNNKPL comes from the coding sequence ATGCAATATAACAATTTAGGTAAGGCGGGTATAAAAGTAAGTGAGATTTCATTCGGATCTTGGCTAACTTTTGGAAACCAACTAGATACAGAAGGGGTTAAATCGTGTTTGCGTACCGCTTATGAAAACGGCGTTAACTTTTTTGACAACGCAGAAGCCTACGCTAATGGTCTTTCTGAATCTCTAATGGGAATGGCAATCAAAGAGTACAAAAGAGAAGATCTTGTAATTTCCACAAAAATATTTTGGGCTGGAAAAGGCCCAAACGATAGAGGGCTATCAAGGAAGCATCTTTTAGAAGGAACTTGGAACTCTCTAAAAAGGCTACAAGTTGATTATGTGGACCTTATATTTTGCCATAGGCCAGATCCTACAACCCCCATTGAAGAAACGGTATTCGCAATGGATTATATAATAAGAAACGGTTTAGCTCTTTATTGGGGAACTTCTGAATGGAGTGCGGAGCAATTGGAAGAAGCTTATCTAGTAGCGGATAAAAGGAATCTTATTCCGCCCACAATGGAACAACCTCAATACAATATGTTAGTTAGAACCAAAGTTGAAAAAGAATTTAAACCTCTTTATGAAAAACATGGATTAGGATTAACCACATGGAGTCCGTTGGCCAGTGGGGTATTAACCGGAAAATACAACGATGGAATCCCCCAAGACAGCAGACTTGCAAAATTTGAAAACTTACGAGAAGAGTTCGAAAAAGGCGGACTATTATCTCAAGAAAATATCGAAAAGGTCAGAAAATTGACAAAAATAGCTAACGATTTAGGCGCAACAATGGCTCAGCTTGCTATTGCCTGGATATTGAAAAATCCTGACGTTAGCACCGTAATTACCGGTGCAAGTAAACCAGAACAGGTGGAAGAAAATGTAAAGGCTTCTCAGATAAAAGAAAAACTTACAGACAGCGTAATGGAAGAAATTGAAAAAATTCTAAACAACAAACCCTTATAA
- the ylqF gene encoding ribosome biogenesis GTPase YlqF — protein sequence MWYPGHIEKTKSLIKKHLKLVNAIVEILDARAPYASRAYEEEQLFRNKKRIIVLNKKDLCDMKKTKLWEKYYKEKSEDVFSLSLNEFNVKDFFLNHIYPIVPQKFNEKTLMIVGIPNVGKSTFINRLKGKKSAAVGNKPGMTRGLQWITVSKDLKILDTPGVLYPKLFNKDLVNKLILIGSLKAEDSEMDEALFYLFDFLKREYTTILDSVLEEWDNCENAIEFIEKFCMKRNFLKKGGVPDYERGRNIFLKEISEGKYGGITYEIPSDID from the coding sequence ATGTGGTATCCAGGGCACATAGAAAAAACAAAATCTTTGATAAAAAAGCATTTAAAACTTGTCAATGCCATAGTAGAGATCCTTGATGCAAGGGCTCCATACGCGAGCAGAGCATACGAAGAAGAACAACTTTTTAGGAACAAAAAAAGAATAATTGTTCTCAATAAAAAAGACCTTTGCGACATGAAAAAAACCAAGTTATGGGAAAAGTATTATAAAGAGAAAAGTGAGGATGTTTTTTCACTTAGTCTCAATGAATTCAATGTGAAAGACTTTTTTTTAAATCACATTTATCCCATCGTCCCTCAAAAGTTCAATGAAAAAACTCTTATGATAGTTGGTATACCAAATGTTGGTAAGTCTACCTTTATAAACCGTTTAAAAGGTAAAAAATCTGCAGCAGTCGGCAATAAACCTGGGATGACAAGAGGGTTACAATGGATAACCGTATCGAAGGACTTAAAAATTCTTGATACACCGGGTGTGTTGTATCCAAAACTTTTTAACAAAGATCTTGTGAACAAATTAATTCTAATTGGTTCTCTAAAAGCAGAAGATTCGGAAATGGACGAAGCACTCTTCTATCTTTTTGACTTTTTGAAACGAGAGTATACTACTATTTTGGATTCAGTTTTAGAAGAATGGGACAACTGTGAAAATGCAATTGAATTCATTGAAAAATTTTGTATGAAGAGAAATTTTCTAAAAAAAGGCGGGGTTCCAGATTACGAAAGGGGAAGAAATATCTTTCTGAAAGAAATATCCGAAGGAAAATATGGGGGTATAACCTATGAAATACCTTCTGATATTGATTGA
- a CDS encoding DUF1015 domain-containing protein has protein sequence MATVKPFKALRPYKGIEQCFSCPPYDVLEEDEVKEIISRNPNSFLRVTRSEVEAEEDSKEAIYKKANENLESFIKNGVLIKDSEPSFYIYRETWKGVSQTGFFAVVSVDEYDKGIIKKHELTRRDKEDDRTNHILNLNAQTGPVFLTYKAQEDLKTIIDKIIKNKEFLYSFCDENNVKHELIKIQEEDEKEQIEKTFNSIDYLYIVDGHHRAAAASRAQKIMKEKDTNYSLNKPYNYFMAVIFPHNELRVLPYNRIVKDLNGLKEEEFLKKIGSYFEVEEAPFSPYSPDSSHSFGMYLQKKWYKLTFKGEESEDPVENLDVQILQKYLLDPVLSIKDPRSDPRIYFLGGIRGVKEIEKWVDTKDWKVGFSMYPTQIDQLLKVADMNKIMPPKSTWFEPKLRSGLLIHEIS, from the coding sequence TTGGCTACAGTAAAACCTTTTAAAGCTTTAAGACCATATAAAGGGATAGAACAGTGTTTTTCTTGCCCACCCTACGATGTACTTGAAGAGGATGAAGTTAAGGAAATAATCTCTAGAAATCCCAATTCTTTTTTGAGAGTAACAAGGTCCGAAGTAGAGGCTGAAGAAGATTCTAAAGAGGCTATTTACAAAAAAGCCAACGAAAATCTTGAATCCTTTATCAAAAATGGAGTATTAATCAAAGATTCCGAGCCATCTTTTTATATTTATCGAGAAACCTGGAAAGGGGTTTCTCAAACAGGCTTTTTTGCTGTTGTGAGTGTAGATGAGTACGATAAAGGAATTATAAAAAAGCATGAATTAACCAGAAGGGACAAAGAAGACGATAGGACAAATCACATATTAAATTTAAATGCACAAACTGGACCTGTTTTCTTAACCTACAAAGCCCAAGAGGATTTAAAAACAATCATTGACAAGATCATAAAAAACAAAGAATTTCTTTATTCTTTTTGCGATGAAAACAATGTTAAACATGAACTTATTAAAATCCAAGAAGAAGACGAAAAGGAACAAATCGAAAAAACTTTTAACAGCATCGATTATCTTTACATTGTAGATGGACACCATAGAGCTGCTGCAGCTTCCAGAGCTCAAAAAATAATGAAAGAAAAAGACACGAATTACTCTTTGAATAAACCATACAATTATTTTATGGCGGTCATTTTCCCACACAATGAACTCAGGGTACTCCCATACAATAGAATAGTTAAAGATCTAAACGGTTTAAAAGAAGAAGAATTTTTGAAAAAGATCGGTTCCTATTTTGAAGTAGAAGAAGCTCCCTTTTCTCCCTATTCTCCTGATTCCTCACACTCTTTTGGAATGTATCTTCAAAAAAAATGGTACAAACTCACATTTAAAGGTGAAGAAAGTGAAGATCCTGTTGAAAACCTAGATGTACAAATATTACAAAAATATCTATTGGATCCCGTACTTTCCATAAAAGATCCCAGAAGCGATCCAAGAATATATTTCCTTGGTGGTATTAGAGGCGTAAAAGAAATCGAAAAGTGGGTAGATACAAAAGATTGGAAAGTTGGATTTTCTATGTATCCTACTCAAATAGACCAACTCCTAAAAGTTGCTGACATGAACAAGATAATGCCGCCTAAATCCACTTGGTTTGAACCAAAATTGAGGAGTGGCTTATTAATTCACGAAATAAGCTAA
- a CDS encoding HDIG domain-containing metalloprotein: MKNKSTENTKRTDKNLFQKVNLFFSKNKGFIIRIFLFIFLALFTEWLIFNRISLNFQLSFNLVFLVFWIFIGEFFLPKNKMFKLHPKNYWAAFLTPLFFNILLNLFVYKYVNIFAISIILSTLIITLLIDYSSGLISGLIFSAYFGILFGFDLKFTIFLFLPAAVVALSSRKIKRRIEIILPFFWASLTQIIVAYVINLYYTPLNYLIIIESNFLSMFVTMGILPFFEYLTRVYSEIGLLELGNLSNPLLKNLSLKAPGTYYHSMIISNLAESSSEIINGNTVLARVGSYFHDIGKVWRPQFFTENQKNKNPHTDISAKLSSLILNNHVTYGIELAKKHRLPILIEDMIAQHHGTRVKQFFYREYYNQTGIKDTNMFRYPGPIPKFKEAAILMICDVTEAMVRSMQDLNAVGLNEKLDNLINSLFFEGQLDDCGLTLKEIKKMKGRIVRTIMEMNHKRIAYPKVEAKELRE; the protein is encoded by the coding sequence ATGAAGAACAAAAGTACTGAAAATACTAAGCGGACTGATAAAAATCTTTTTCAAAAAGTTAATTTATTTTTCTCTAAAAATAAGGGTTTTATAATTAGGATTTTTCTTTTTATATTTTTAGCTTTATTCACAGAATGGCTCATTTTTAACAGAATATCGTTGAATTTTCAGTTGAGTTTTAATTTAGTATTTCTTGTATTTTGGATATTTATCGGAGAATTTTTCTTACCAAAGAATAAGATGTTTAAACTTCATCCTAAAAATTACTGGGCGGCTTTTTTAACGCCGCTCTTTTTCAATATCTTACTGAACCTTTTTGTTTATAAATATGTGAATATATTTGCAATATCGATAATATTGAGTACTTTGATAATAACTTTACTAATAGATTACTCTAGTGGCTTAATTTCGGGTCTCATATTTTCTGCTTACTTCGGTATTTTATTCGGATTTGATTTAAAATTCACAATTTTCTTATTTTTACCTGCAGCGGTTGTCGCACTATCATCCAGAAAGATCAAAAGAAGAATAGAGATAATACTTCCATTTTTTTGGGCTAGTTTAACACAAATTATCGTTGCTTATGTAATTAACTTATACTATACTCCTTTAAACTATCTAATAATAATCGAAAGTAATTTTTTAAGCATGTTTGTAACCATGGGTATTTTACCCTTCTTTGAATACTTAACCAGAGTTTATTCAGAGATCGGTTTATTGGAACTGGGTAATTTAAGCAATCCCTTGCTAAAAAATCTTTCATTGAAAGCACCAGGAACATACTATCACAGCATGATCATATCTAACTTAGCGGAAAGTTCTTCTGAAATTATCAATGGAAATACGGTGTTAGCTAGGGTAGGCTCTTATTTCCACGATATAGGGAAGGTGTGGAGACCTCAGTTTTTCACAGAAAACCAAAAGAATAAAAACCCTCATACCGATATAAGTGCTAAATTAAGCTCTTTGATATTAAACAACCATGTTACCTATGGTATCGAATTGGCAAAAAAACACCGTTTACCCATACTAATAGAGGATATGATAGCACAGCATCATGGTACAAGGGTTAAGCAATTCTTTTACAGAGAATATTATAATCAAACAGGGATAAAAGATACCAACATGTTCAGATACCCTGGACCCATTCCTAAATTTAAGGAAGCTGCCATACTAATGATATGTGATGTAACCGAAGCTATGGTAAGAAGTATGCAAGACTTAAACGCTGTGGGCCTTAATGAAAAGCTTGATAATTTGATAAATTCTCTTTTTTTTGAAGGACAGTTAGATGATTGTGGATTAACACTTAAAGAAATCAAAAAGATGAAAGGTCGTATTGTTAGAACAATAATGGAAATGAACCATAAAAGGATAGCCTACCCCAAAGTTGAAGCAAAAGAACTTAGAGAGTAG
- the ybeY gene encoding rRNA maturation RNase YbeY produces MPLKINVINQQDLRTIDTKKIKDIAKKVLLNEVGEGNFELNILITNDKSISEYNNYRGKSIPTDVLSFSYGLNEPVLGDIVISVESIEKQAPDFGNSFEEEFYYILIHGLLHIVGYDHENSEEDAKKMFEVQEQYFHQLIKSGRR; encoded by the coding sequence ATGCCTTTGAAAATAAACGTTATAAACCAACAAGATTTAAGAACGATAGACACTAAAAAAATCAAAGATATCGCCAAAAAAGTTCTTTTAAATGAGGTTGGCGAAGGAAATTTTGAATTAAACATACTAATTACCAACGATAAGAGTATAAGCGAATACAATAACTATAGAGGCAAAAGTATACCGACAGATGTTTTATCCTTTTCATATGGTTTAAATGAACCTGTCCTTGGAGATATTGTTATCTCTGTTGAAAGTATAGAAAAACAGGCCCCTGATTTTGGCAATTCCTTTGAAGAAGAATTCTATTATATACTTATTCATGGCTTACTACACATCGTTGGCTACGATCATGAAAACTCTGAAGAAGATGCAAAAAAGATGTTCGAAGTTCAAGAACAATATTTTCATCAATTAATTAAAAGCGGGAGGAGATAG
- the yqeH gene encoding ribosome biogenesis GTPase YqeH, whose product MKCEGCGIEIQMEDPKKPGYIPENVLKEKMENNQSLVCQRCFKLKHYNYLLPITINSDFSHEIDTILKDFKTVLWVVDVIDFEGTFRKEIAEKIKGKNIFLIVNKIDLLPKSTPYTELKNWLFLRIKEMGLNIPDDHVRMVSVKTGMGIEKTKKLLLQKENEKALVVGVTNVGKSSFLNRLVGGEITVSAYSGTTLKVLKAKLPNTNLQLFDTPGIFTQDRLCDFFDIYTQVKMIPFKKIKIKTFTVNEKNVLFISGLLWMKVLKNGVNNLPPIITVFLPEEISAHRAKEERINDLLHNREVLFPPYDKNFDFNQIEFEKEIVKIDKGNDIALPGVGWLSVKRGPLIAEISKPKEFRYLVRKSMK is encoded by the coding sequence ATGAAATGTGAAGGCTGCGGTATAGAGATACAAATGGAAGACCCTAAAAAACCAGGATATATCCCTGAGAACGTTCTAAAAGAAAAAATGGAAAACAACCAATCTTTAGTTTGCCAAAGATGCTTTAAATTAAAGCATTATAATTATTTGTTGCCTATAACAATAAATTCCGATTTTTCCCATGAAATTGACACGATTTTGAAGGATTTCAAAACAGTTTTGTGGGTGGTAGATGTTATAGATTTCGAAGGCACATTTAGAAAAGAGATTGCTGAAAAAATAAAAGGGAAGAATATTTTTTTAATAGTTAATAAAATCGATCTCCTACCGAAAAGCACACCTTACACAGAATTAAAAAATTGGTTGTTTTTGAGAATCAAAGAAATGGGTCTAAATATTCCCGATGATCATGTGAGAATGGTCAGTGTTAAAACAGGTATGGGAATAGAAAAAACAAAGAAACTGCTTTTGCAAAAAGAGAATGAAAAGGCATTAGTAGTAGGGGTAACCAATGTAGGTAAATCATCTTTTTTGAACAGACTTGTGGGGGGAGAAATAACTGTAAGTGCTTATTCTGGAACCACTTTGAAGGTATTAAAAGCAAAATTACCTAACACAAACTTACAATTGTTCGATACACCAGGTATTTTCACTCAAGACAGATTGTGTGATTTTTTTGATATTTATACTCAAGTTAAGATGATTCCTTTTAAAAAAATTAAGATTAAAACTTTCACAGTGAATGAAAAAAATGTTCTTTTTATCAGCGGATTGCTCTGGATGAAAGTTTTAAAGAATGGTGTTAACAATTTACCCCCCATAATCACGGTATTTCTTCCAGAAGAGATATCGGCTCATAGGGCAAAAGAAGAAAGAATTAATGACTTACTTCACAATAGAGAGGTTTTATTTCCGCCTTATGATAAAAATTTTGATTTTAACCAAATAGAGTTTGAAAAAGAAATTGTAAAGATTGATAAGGGAAATGATATAGCCCTTCCCGGGGTGGGATGGCTTTCCGTAAAAAGAGGCCCTTTAATAGCCGAGATCTCAAAACCTAAAGAGTTCAGGTATCTGGTAAGAAAATCGATGAAATAG